A section of the Bombus fervidus isolate BK054 chromosome 9, iyBomFerv1, whole genome shotgun sequence genome encodes:
- the LOC139990439 gene encoding uncharacterized protein: protein MVSSRIFITCYTLKFSQRTMQRIITTFSRNMASLSHVKMVGERGSGAGRGGGGGGSIRDAGGAFGKMEAAHEDQYFYNLQKQQIQKLKEDLHDEISFHEEQIKRHQEAINRHKKRITDMDDK, encoded by the exons ATGGTTTCTAGTAGAATCTTCATCACTTGCtatactttgaaattttcacaGAGAACAATGCAACGAATTATTACTACGTTTTCTCGAAATATGGCTTCATTGAG CCATGTAAAAATGGTTGGTGAACGTGGATCTGGAGCTGGTAGAGGAGGTGGCGGTGGTGGAAGCATCCGTGATGCTGGTGGAGCTTTTGGAAAAATGGAAGCAGCTCACGAAGatcaatatttctataatctg CAAAAACAACAAATTCAAAAGCTGAAGGAGGACCTTCATGATGAGATCTCTTTTCATGAGGAACAAATCAAACGCCATCAAGAAGCCATAAACCGTCACAAAAAAAGAATCACAGATATGGAtgataaataa
- the LOC141445823 gene encoding uncharacterized protein — protein MFRYILQRLSPESCSRYFTRRYSDSNKNKTSNNDIAYEAEYYYRQDKELLEMLKQKMQEEVKCMQDEVTSMRNKIEEYNRTINENLRFLKGLEKDLSASDKK, from the exons atgtttcgatatattttacaaagacTATCGCCTGAAAGCTG TTCCAGATATTTCACAAGGAGATACAGTGAttctaataaaaacaaaacttCGAACAACGATATTGCATACGAAGCTGAATATTATTACAGACAG GATAAAGAATTGTTAGAAatgttaaaacaaaaaatgcaaGAGGAAGTGAAATGCATGCAAGACGAGGTGACATCAATGcgtaataaaattgaagaatataATCGTACCATCAATGAAAATCTTCGATTTTTAAAAGGTCTTGAGAAAGATTTATCGGCTAGCGATAAAAAATAG